The nucleotide sequence ATACAACAGAACGCATGTTTTCGTTGGCGCGTTTGCGTCAGTTGCCAGCCTCGTTGCTGCGATGGTGCCCCACAGCAACAGAACCGCCCCCACTGTGGCTGCACAGCAGGGCAGACCCCAGCTGTGTTGCAGCGCCCCTGGCTCGTGGCAACGCACTGCAGTCTTTGTTTGCCTCGTCGTGCTGAAGCTGCCAGCTTCGTTGCTGCGATGGTGCCCCACAGCAACAGAACCGCCCCCGCTGTGGCTGCACAGCAGGGCAGACCCCAGCTGTGTTGCAGCGCCCCTGGCTCGTGGCAACGCACTGCAGTCTTTGTTTGCCTCGTCGTGCTGAAGCTGCCAGCTTCGTTGCTGCGATGGTGCCCCACAGCAACAGAACCGCCCCCGCTGTGGCTGCACAGCAGGGCAGACCCCAGCTGTGTTGCAGCGCCCCTGGCTCGTGGCAACGCACTGCAGTCTTTGTTTGCCTCGTCGTGCTGAAGCTGCCAGCTTCGTTGCTGCGATGGTGCCCCACAGCAACAGAACCGCCCCCGCTGTGGCTGCACAGCAGGGCAGACCCCAGCTGTGTTGCAGCGCCCCTGGCTCGTGGCAACGCACTGCAGTCTTTGTTTGCCTCGTCGTGCTGAAGCTGCCAGCTTCGTTGCTGCGATGGTGCCCCACAGCAAGCAGCAGTTCCGTTCGAGCGCCGCCGGCGCTGGCAGGGCACTCTTGGCCATCGGCGGAGTCTGGCCGTCGGTTGGGTCCCGGGCTTGCACCGGGCCGCCCCTGGACAGAGCCAGGGATGCAGCTGCACTAGAGAGCGGGACATCTCGGAAGCCGACCGCGCGCACGTGGACGCTACCCCGGGGCACTGACAGACAACGGCGGAGACCGTGCCCCATCCGTGCCAGATCAGGCGGGGAACCACAGGGAACGAGGGGCGCTCTCGGGCCCTGGAGCATCGATCAGCTCTCGCAGCGTTCGTGCAGGTCAGGCGGTGGCTCACACTCCCTCTCTTGTAAAGCGGGGGTCGTCGGTTCGAACCCGACAGGGGGCTCCAGGTGGGACACGCGAAGACCCCCAGCCGATCTTGGTTGGGGGTCTTCGACATCTACGGGTGACATCAACGGGGGCGGTCGGGCGAGGGTGGCTACGAGCGCAGGGCGCCCACGGGCGCGTGGATGTGGGCTGGGCCTCGGGGTGGGCGGGGGCCTGCGCACCACCAGGACAGTTGCTCTTCTGGGTTCTCCCTTGGGTGCATGCCCAGGCCGTGTTCGGGGCACAGGGGCCATGCCTGCCACTGGAGTTCCATGACCGTCTCCTGCGCGGCGTCGGCGACGCTTGCCAGTGCGGAGGCGAGGGTGTCCTGTGACGTCGGGTCCAAATAGTTGCCCTGCCACTCGCCGTTGGCCATGGCGACGTAGACGTTCTCCGGCTCGTCCGCGTCGTAGGACGGGAGGGCCAGCAGTTGCAGGGGTTCCAGCTGGGGGAGCGTCACCGCCAGGTCCCGGTTCAGGAGGGCGAGAGCCTGGTCCCACGCCGGGTACTCGCCCGGCGAGACGCGGCGAGGCTCCGGGGGGTCGGAAAGGGCGCACATGAGTGCCATTCTCCGCCAGGCCCGGGGCAGCCGCCGTCGCGCGGTCCTGGCGTCTAGCCTGTCGGATAAGGGTTCGTCCGTGGGGGAGGGTGGCCCTACGCTGAGGCGCAGCGGGAGTGCGCGCGTTCCCGTAGGTTGCGGTGCCGTGGCAGAGCGGCCCATTGCAAGCGACGTGGGCGAGGTCCCTCCCACGGCGACTGACGGAGACGGGGCGGGCCTGCTCCCATCTGTCCACGGGTTCGAATCCCGTCGGTACCGCAACCGATTTGCGCCCCCGCGTGTGATTCGACAGCGTCTCGTCCCAGGAACCATCGGAAGGGACATCGATCGTGACGCACGCCGACCCGCTCACCGAGACCCTGGCGAACGCTCGTGTCATCCTCTTCGACTTCGACGGCCCCTTGTGCGACGTGTTCGCGGGACTGCCGGCGTCCGAGGTGGCGGACGAGTTGACCGCGCTGCTCTCCGCGCAGGACGCGGCGGCCGGTACGAAGGCCGCCGGGACGGACGACCCCCTCGACGTCCTGCGCATCGCGCACGAGGCCGACACCGAGCTCGGCCAGAAGGTCGAGCGGGCGCTGACGGCGGCCGAGGTCCGGGCCGTCGCGGTGGCCGGCGAGCCGCCCCACGGGGCGGTGGCGTCCCTTCGGGCCGCCCGGGCGGCGGGCCGGGGCGTGGCCGTGGTGAGCAACAACTCCGCCGAGTCCGTGCGCGCCTTCCTGGAGCTGCACGGCCTGGAGGAGTACGTCACGCAGATCGTGGGCCGCCCCGCCGAGCAGCCGCACCTGATGAAGCCGAACCCGTTCCCGCTCATCACGGCGGCGGAGCGGATGCACATCGACATCACGAGCTGCACCCTGATCGGCGACTCGCTCGCGGACGTCCAGGCGGCCCGTGCGGCAGGCGCCACGGTGATCGGCTACGCCAACGAGCCCCACAAGGCTGCCCTGTTCGCCGAGGCGCGGGCCGACGCGGTCACGGCCGATCTGCAGTCCGTCGCGGAGGCACTCGGGGCCGCCCCGGAGCGGCTGCCCCGCCCGTAGCAGCCCCGCTGTCCCCACCCGTCGTCACTCTCCGCACTCGTACGGTCGCCTGCCGCTAGGATCGGGCGGGCGCTGCCGCGCTCACGCGGTGGGCCGAGAGAAGGGCTTTCCGCATGGCCATCATCGTCACCTTCGACCTTCCCGGCGCCGGACAGGAGCTGTACGACGCGGTCATCGCGCGCGTGACCGACGGGCGGGGCTTCGCGCGGTTCGCGGACGTGGGGGACCCCGGTCTCGTCTCTCATGCGGCCGGGCCGGTCGACGGCGGGTTCCGGGTGACCGAGGTCTGGGAGAGCGCGGAGGCGCTCGAAGCGCACGCGAAGACCTTCGGCCCGATCCTGGCCGACCTCGGCCACGCCGACCTTCAGCCCACGATCATTCCGGCCCACAACGTCGTCGTGCGCTGACACCCGCCGTAGTCCCGCGCCCCCTCGGCGTTCAGCCGGACGCAGCAGTTGGGCGTGCACATGGCGGGTGGCGGGTCGAGGGTGGGGGGCATGGGCATACGACCTTGGGTGGTCGTCGAGCCACCTGACCGGCACGGGCTGCGTCGGATCACGATTCTCGGTGAGACGGTGGGCAGCGCCTGGTCCCTCCGCGAGTTGCGCAAGGTGCTCCGCGGCCTCGGGTACCCCGACGACATGGACCTCGACGACCACGCCTGCGTGCACTGGCGGGGCGGCGACAGCGGTGTCTGGCCCGACGAGCGGGGCCGCCGGCGGCGTCTGGTCATCGGGTTCATGCTCGCCGGGCTGCTCGCCTCCGTGGGGCTGCACCTGGTCATCGGCTGGGCCGACGCCCTGGACGCGCTGACGTTCGCGCAGCGGCTCGTCGGGATGCTGTTCCTGCTGGCGGGTCTGGTGCAGGCGGCCGCGCTGCCCGCGGTCGTCGACCACTGGGGCCGGGGGCAGGTCCGGTTCTCCGGAGCGCTGGTCCTGCTCGGCGTGCTCATGGCGCTGGCCACCTCGACCCTGCTGCTCTTCCTGTGGCTGCAGGAGCACGAGATCATCGCCGTGGCGCTGCTCTACCTCGCCTTGTGGCTGTGGTCGCTGTGGGCGCTGCATCTGCTGATCAGGGAGAAGGTGTGGAGGGGGATTCCGCACCCCCGGAAGTTCGCGGCGGGGGTGACCGTCACGGCGGTCCTGACGGCGGTCAGTCTCGGGTACTCGATCCTCTACCAGCCGATCGCCGCGCCCTTGCACTTCGTCATGCGGGCGGAGTTCGGGACGCCGCAGACGGACGCCGGTTCGCCGTACATCCACGTCCCCCTCAAGCTCTACGCGAGGAACGCCGGTGGGATTCCGGTGTACATCGTCGTCGACGACTACACGGTCTTCGGGGTCCGGTCGGCGTTCGCCAAGTCGGGTGCCGGGGTGAAGGAATGGAAGGGCGACGAGGACGGCGGCTGGTGGTTGCCCGACGCGCAGGCCTTCGTGAGCGGGACCGAAAGCGAGATCGTCGCGTCCGGGCAGTTCCAGGGCCCCGGATCGACGCTGGACGCCGGGGAGGAGTACAAGATGGAGCGGATCGTGACTCTCCCCAAGGACACGGCGTACGAGACGCTGAACGCCCTTCTCCGGTTCACCTTCCTGAGGCAGGACCGGGGGAAGCTGGCCGACGAGTTCTATTACGAGAAGCTCTCCTGGATGGAGTCGGAAGGCAGGTACTACTGCCCGCCCGACAAGTGCGGTGAGCACGTCGTCTACCACGGTCGGGTGCGCTACAACACGAGCCTGATCAACCTGACGCGCAAGCCGCGTTACGTGGCGACGTTCTGGTCTCCGGAGGAGGAGCCCAACGTCTTCATCTCCTCGTTCAACTTCAAGAAGCACAAGAAGACCGAGTCGATCTACGACATCTACGAGGCGCTGGACGAGAACGAGGTGGACAGGGAGGCCGACCGGTACGGCCTCGGCTCGGTCTCCGTCAACGCGGAGGTCTCCGTCAAGGGGTTGCTGAAGCAGGCGCAGTCCTGAGCCGAGTCCCAGGGCCTCCGGGTTCTCGGGTTCCCGCGTTCCGGATCGCGGGGCTCCTGGACAATTGTGCGTTGCTGGGGGTGTACGTCTGTGGGAGGGGTGGGGCTGATGAGTCGGCGTTCCGGTGGGCTGATCGGTGTGTGGGCCGAGCAGCAGCGGGTGGCGCAGCGGCAGCGTGAGGGGCAGCACCAGGCCGTGCTGCGGCAGCAGCGGGACGCGGAGCGGGTGCAGCGGGCGTACGAGCGCGATGTGGCCCGGATGCAGCGGGAGCAGAAGGCCGCCTACCGGCAGCGGCGGGAGGCCGATGCCGCGCGGCGGACCCAGGAGCTGGACGAGCGGGTCGCGGTCCTGGAGGGGCTGTTGGCGGCCGGGTGCCGGGGCGCCGTCTTCGACGTCGGGTCCCTGCGGCAGGCGGAGGACATCGAGCCGTTCTCGCCGGGCCCCCTGGGGGAGCCCGTACCCATGCCCGATCAGCGGTTCTACCAGCCCGAGAACGCCTGGACCGCCGCCGGGCGCGCGCAGGCCGAGCAGGACGCCCGGGCCCGGTTCGAGCGGGACTGGTACGCCGCCCAGGCCGCCGAGGCCCGCCGCGTCGAGCAGCTGGGCGCCTACCGGAGGGCGTACGACGAGTGGGCGGCCGCCCGGCGCGCGGAGATACGCGCGCACAACCAGGGGCTCGCCGGGACCGAGGCCGCCCTGCGTGACGGTGCCGCCGAGACCGTCGTCGAGTTCTTCTCCGCCGTGCTCTTCGCCTCCACCGCGTGGCCCGAGGGCTTCCCCCGCGAGGTGTCCGCCGCGTACGAGCGGAGCGGCCGCCGGCTCGTGCTCGACTGGGACCTGCCCGGGTACGACGTCGTGCCCGGCGCCAAGGGCGTGAAGTACCTCCCGGGCACCGACCAGGAGAAGGAGGTTCCCCGGCCCGTCACCCAGCGCCGCGCCCTCTACCGGGACGTGCTCGCCCAGAGCGTCCTGCTCGCCCTGCACGAGCTGTTCGCCGCCGATCGCTTCGGCACCCTGGAGGGCGTCACCCTCAACGGGTACGTCGGCGGTGTCGATCCCGCCACCGGGCTCGCCGGGCGCGTCTGCGTCGCCTCGGTCGCCGTGGACCGGGCCGTCTTCGACCGGCTGAACCTCGAGTTCGTCGGCGCCGTGGAGTGCCTCACCGGCGCGCTCGCCGGGCGGCTCTCCGCCAAGCCCGACGAGCGGGTCGCCGTCGCGCCGCTGCGGACCCCCGAGCAGGTCGGCGTCGAGGTCGTCGTGCAGGGGGACGGGGAGGAGCCCGACCTGCTCGCCATGGACCCGGTCGCGTTCGAGGGGCTCGTCGCCCAGCTCTTCCGCGCCCGGGGACTCCAGGCCGTCACCACCCAGCGGTCCAACGACGGTGGCGTGGACGTCGAGGCGCTCGACCCCGATCCCATCAGCGGCGGGTCGATCCTCGTCCAGGTGAAGCGGTACCGGAACACCGTGCCGCCCTCCGCCGTACGCGACCTCTTCGGGACCGTGCAGGGCGCCGGCGCCAACAAGGGCGTCCTCGTCACCACGTCGGGGTTCGGGCCCGGCTCGTACACCTTCGCCAACGGCAAGCCGCTGACCCTCATCTCCGGCACCGAGCTCGTCGACCTGCTCCATCAGCACGGACTGCGCGGCCGGCTGGGGCCCGGAACGGCACCCGCGCCCACGCCCGCCGCCGCTTCCGCCGCGCCCACCTCCGAGGCCGACGACGAGTTCAACCTGCTCGGGATGGACTGGGCCGGGTCCGCCGCGCTCGACGTCTGCGCGCTCGTCTGCGCCGGGCAGCGGGTCCTCGGTGACGAGTGGTTCGTCTTCTTCAACAACCCGGCCACGCCCGACGGTTCCGTGGCCATGGTCGCCGCGCCGCCCGGCGACCGGGCGGCCGTCCGCGTCGGCTTCGACGCGCTGCCGGCGTCCGCCGACCGGCTCGTGCTCGTCGCCGCCGTCGACCCCGAGGTGAACCCGGACGCCGACCTCGGCGGGTTCACGGACGCGGGCATCCGGCTGCGCGACGACTCCGGCACGGAGCTCGACCGGCTGGTGGTCTCCGACGGGCGGCCCGGCGAGACCGCGCTCGTCCTCGGGTCGTTCCGGCGGCGGGCCGGCGGCGACTGGGACTTCGTCCTCGGGGGGAAGGGGTATCGCGGCGGGCTTGAGGAGCTGGTGGGGGACTTCGGTATCGAGGTGGAGTGAGCCGGGGCCCCTCGGGGGCCTTGGGGGAGGTCGCCCTCGGGGAGGTCGCCCTCGCCCGAAGGGCGCCCGCCGGCCGGCGCCGCGGCCCCCAGCGGCCCCCGCCAGCCGGCGCCGCGGCCCCCAGCGGCCCCCAGCCCCAGCGGCCCCCCGGCCCTCAGCGGCCGCTCAGTCGGTTCGCCAGGATCGCCACCCTGTCCGTCGTCGCCGCGTGGCCCGCCGCCTCGCGGCGGTCCGCGCCCCGGAAGGCCGCGTACATCGTCTGCACCCCCAGCCAGCGCAGCGGCTCCGGTTCCCACTTGCGGACCTTGTGGTTCACCCACGGGAGGGCGGTGAGGTCGGTCGGGCCCGACTGGCCCGAGTCCTGCTGGATGAGGTCGCGCAGGGTGCGGGCCGCGAGGTTCGCCGTGGCGACGCCCGAGCCGACGTAACCGCCCGCCCAGCCCAGGCCCGTGGAGCGGTCGAGGGTGACCGTGGCGCACCAGTCGCGGGGGACGCCGAGGACACCGGACCAGGCGTGGTCCACCCGTACCCCCGCCAGCTGGGGGAAGAAGCGGACCAGGATGTCGCGGAGCGCCTCGATCGTCTGGGGTTGCGTGCGGCCGTCGTTGTCCGTCTTCGAGCCGAAGCGGTACGGGACTCCCCGGCCGCCCAGCGCGATGCGGCCGTCGGCGGTGCGCTGGGCGTACATGTAGGCGTGCGCCATGTCGCCGAGGGTCTCGCGGCCCTCCCAGCCGATCGACTCCCACTGGGCGTCGCTGAGCGGCTCGGTGGCGATCATCGAGGAGTTCATGGGGAGCCAGGTGCGGCGCTGACCTGCGAGGGAGGCGGTGAAGCCCTCGGTGCAGCGCAGGATGTACGGGGCGCGGACCGTGCCGTACGGGGTGACGGCGTGCTTGGGCTTGATCTCGGTGACCGGGGTCGACTCGTGGATGGTGACGCCGAGCGCCTCGACGGCCGCCGCGAGGCCCTTCACCAGCTTCACCGGGTGCAGGCGGGCGCCGTGCGGGGTCCAGGAGGAGCCGACGGCGCCGGTGACGCGGATGCGTTCGGCGGTCTCGCGGGCCCCGTACATCTCCCGGTCGGTCTCGCCGAAGGCGAGTTCGGCGGCGTGGAAGTCCTTGAGGCGGGCGAGCTGCGCGGGGGAGAGGGCGACTTCGAGGACGCCGCCGCGGTGCTGGTCGGCCTCGATCTTCTCGGCCTCGCAGACGTCGAGGACCTCGGTGACGGTGGCGTTCATGGCGTGCTGGAGGCGGACGGCGGCCTCGTGGCCGTGGAGCTTGGCGTAGCGGTCGCGGCCGGCGATGCCGTTGTAGAGCCAGCCGCCGTTGCGGCCGGAGGCCCCGTACCCGCAGAACTTCGCCTCCAGGACGGTGATGTTCAGGAAGGGGACGGCCTTCTTGAGGTAGTAGGCGGTCCACAGGCCGGTGTAGCCGCCGCCGACGATGCAGATGTCGGCGGTGGTGTCGCCGGGGAGCGGTTCGCGGGGGTCGGGTGCGCCGTCCTGCGCGTACCAGAACGAGATGCCGCCGTTGACCGTACTCATGTGTATCCCTCTTCCGGGTGCGTGGGCGGGAGGTTACCCGGGGCGTTGGTCCTGTGGATACGGGTCCTTCGGCGGCGATTCCCGGCCGGGGCCCGGCCTAGGTTCGAGGGTGCGCCGCACCGGTGCAGAAGGTGCGGATTCCGTAGCTCCGGAAGGACCCTCCCATGACCGTACGCAGGACTCGGCGCGTCGTCGCCGCGGCCGTCACGGCCGGTCTCATCGGCCTTGCGGCGGTGGGCTGTTCGGACTCCGGCGGGTCCACGGCGGCGGCGGTGACCGTGGCGCCGGCGGCGCCGGCGGAGCAGACGGCCGTGCTCGCGGGGCTCCCGGCGGCCGTGGACGGTACGAAGATCGTCGTCGGGGAGACGAAGGCGCCGCACACCGTCACGGTGTACGTCGACCCCCGGTGCGGCTACTGCGCGAAGTTCGAGGCGAGCGGCGGCACGGTCCTCGCGGAGCAGGCCGCGGCCGGCACGCTGAAGGTCGAGTACGTCGTCGCGTCCTTCCTCGACGCCAGGACCGGCGGTACGGCCTCGGCGCGGGCCGCGAACGCGCTGCGGGCGGCGGTCGACGCGGGGACGGGGAAGTTCGCGGCGTTCCAGGCGGCCCTCTTCGCCTCGCAGCCGGCGGGCGAGTCGAAGGACGGTTTCTCCGCCGACCACCTGCTGCGGATCGCGGACCAGGTGGAGGGGCTGCGGAGCGCCGCCTTCGACCGGGCGGTGCGGGAGGACACGTACCGGGGCTGGGTCGCCGACGCCGAGAAGGCCTTCGAGTCCTCGGGGGTGGGCGGCACTCCGACCGTCCTCGTCGACGGGGCCGCGCTGCCCGGCGGGCACGCGCTGTACGACGCGGCCGAATTCTCGAAGGCGCTGGGCGAAGCCGGCGTCTAGGGTCGTGGAGTGATCCACGTACCGGAACCACTCGTCGCGTCCCAGGTGAAGTACAACGGCGAGGCTGGCCGGGCGTTCGTCGCCGGACTGCCGGACCTCGCCGAGGAGTTCGTCGACCGGTGGGGACTGCGGGTCACCGGCCCGTCCATGTACGGGATGGCCTCCCTGGTCCTGCCCGTCGTGCGGAACTCCGACGGCACGCGCGCCGCGTTGAAGATGCAGATCCTCGACGACGAGACCGAGGGCGAGCCGATCGGACTGCGCGTCTGGGACGGCGACGGCGTCGTCCGCCTCCTGGACCACGACGCCGGTACGGGGACGATGCTGCTGGAGCGGCTCGACGAGGCCCGTCCGCTGAGTTCCGTCACCGACACGCGGGAGGCGATGCGGGTCGTCGCGGAGCTCCTCGCCCGGCTCGTCGCCGTCCCCGCGCCCGAGGGGCTGCGCGGACTCGGCGACATCGCGGCCGGGATGCTCGCGGACGTGCCGGGGGCGGCGGAACGCCTCGGCGCGGACGACGCGGGCGTGCTCCGGGACTGTGCGGCGGCGGTACGGGAGGTGGTGGACGAACCGGGCGACCGGCTCCTCCACTGGGACCTGCACCTGGACAACGTCCTGGCGGCCGACCGCGAACCATGGCTGGCGATCGACCCGAAGCCGCTCGCCGGCGACCCCGGCTTCGATCTGCTGCCCGCGCTGATGGACCGCTTCGACCCGGCCGACCCGGCGGACCTCCTGTGGCGCTTCGACCTGCTCGCGGAGGTGGTCGGCGACCGAGGACGGGCGGTGGCGTGGACGCTGGGACGGGTGCTGCAGAACGGCCTGTGGGACGTGGAGGACGGCGAGCCGCGCCTGGACGCGGAACAGGTGGCGGTGGCACGGGTGCTGCGGGCGGCGCGGGGGTAGGGGGCTGTTCCCGTCGCCGCCCGGCACGGGACTCCTGACCGGTCTCCGTCATGGCCCGGCACGGGGCCCGACGGGTCCTGCCGCCGCCCGGCATGCGAAACGTCCTGGCGGGACCCGGGCCGCCCGGGGCAGGCTTGCGCCATGATCCGTACAGCCACTCCCGCCGACGTGTCCGTCATGCACTCCCTCGTCCGTGACCTCGCCGAGTACGAGAAGGCCCTCGACGAGGTCCGTACGACCCCGGAGCAGCTCCACGAGGCCCTCTTCGGCGCGCACCCCGCCGCGTACGCGCACGTCGCCGAGGCGGAGGACGGCGAGGTCGTCGGCTTCGCGCTCTGGTTCCTCAACTTCTCGACCTGGCGCGGTGTCCACGGCATCTACCTGGAGGACCTGTACGTCCGCCCGGAGGCCCGCGGCGGCGGCCACGGCAAGGCGCTCCTCACCGAGCTGGCCCGGATCTGCGTCGAGCGCGGCTACGAGCGCCTGGAGTGGTCCGTCCTGAACTGGAACACCCCGTCGATCGACTTCTACAAGTCCCTCGGCGCCCGCCCGCAGGACGAGTGGACGGTCTACCGGCTGACGGACGGGGCGCTGGCGGAGCTGGGTGGGGCGGGGGTGTAGTAAAGAGGCATGGATACGGACATCGAGCAGCGGTTTCAGCGGATCACGGCGTTCATCGAGGCGCGGCTGACGCCGCTTTTCGACCCGGCGAACGGGAGTGACCACGGGTTCGGCATGGACGACACCTCTCGGGCGCTGCGCGCCACGCGCTACACCGTGCAGGCGGCGTCCGCCGTCAACGGGCTCGTCGAGAAGCGGGAGTCGGCGCCGGAGCTGCGGCAGATCGTGGACCAGGCGCTGGAGCACAACTGGGACGTGCTGCGTTCCGTCGCCCGGATGTGGGAGGACCACCCCGACTTCCTCAAGGAGTTCAAGGCGCACTCCTGGGATGTGGTCGGGGCGGTCTGAGGGCCGCTCTGGCCTGGTGGGTCCGTCCTGGGCTCAGGGGATCAGGACCACCTTGCCCGTCGTCGCCCGGGTTTCCAGGGCGCGGTGGGCGCCCGCCGCGTTCGCCAGGGGGAAGCGGTGGACCGCCGGGCGGAGGGCGCCGGTGGCCGCCGCGTCGAGGGCGGCGAGTTCCAGGGGGCGGATGTCGCCGCCCGCCTTCTGGAGCATCACGGGGCCGAGGACGGACTCCGAGGTGATGCCGCGCGCGGCGAGTTCCTCGGCCGGGTAGGTGAGGGGTTCGCCGTCGTGCAGGCCCGCGCCCGCCCAGCCGAACACCAGGTGCTGACCGCCCTTGCCCAGGAGGTCGACGGCGGCGCGCGCGGTGTCGCCGCCGACCGAGTCGAACACGACGGTGGCGGCGCGTCCGCCCAGGTGGGCGCGGACCTTCTCCGGCCAGTCGGCGAGCGTGTAGTCGACGGCGAGGTCGGCGCCGTTCGCCTCGACGAGGGCGACCTTCGCCGAGCCGCCGGCGAGGCCGATGACGGTGGCTCCGGCGTTCTTGGCGTACTGGACGAGCAGGGTGCCGATGCCGCCGGCCGCCGCCGGGACGATCGCCACGGAGTCGGGGCCGAGCTCGGTGAACTGCAGGATGCCGAGGGTGGTGCGGCCGGTGCCGATCATCGCGACGGCCTCCGCCTCGCCGAGGTGGTCGGGCAGGGCGTGGAGGCGGGCGGCGTCGGTGACGGCGAGTTCGGCGTAGCCGCCGGGGGCCATGCCGAGGTGGGCGACGACCCGCTTGCCGAGCCAGGCCGGGTCGGTGCCCTCGCCGAGGGCGTCGACGGTTCCGGCAACCTCGCGGCCCGGGACGGTGGGGAGTTCGGCGGGGGCCGGGAAGGGGCCGGTCATGCCTTCGCGGAGCGAGGTGTCGAGGACGTGCACGCCGGCGGCCGCGACCTTGATGCGGACCTGGCCGGGGCCCGGTACGGGGTCGGGGGTCTCCTCGTACGTGAGGTTCTCGGCGGGGCCGAAGGCGTGGAGGCGGATGGCGTGCATGAGGTCCCCGTTCTTCGTGAGGTCGGTGGGTCGTGAGGGGCGGGTCGCCGGTCGTGAGTGTCGGGTCGCCGGTCGCCGGTCGCGGGTCCCGCCGGTCGGTGTCCGTGGTCGCGGACGGCGGGCCGTGGTGCGACCCCGACCGTGCCGTGTGCGACGAAGAACAGCCTCCGACCTCAAGCGCGCTTGAGGTCAAGGCCCTGTCCGAAGTCCAGGTGCCGCTCCGAGCGCAGCGCCAGCGACACCGCCTCGACCGCGCTCGTGAACGACACCTCCGACAGCACGCCGGGCGCCGCCACCTGGTCGCCCACCAGGTACACCCCGTCGCCCCGGTCGACGGCCGGCCGGTCGCGCCAGGTCGTTCCCGGCCGGTCCACCGCCCCCGTCCGCCCCTGGGACACGCTCTCGCGTCGCCACACGGTCCGCTCGCGCCAGCCCGGGAAGCCGATGTCGAGGAGCCGTTCCGCGTGGGCCACCCCGTCCGCCTTCGTCTCGCCCGGGCCGATGGGCAGTTGGGCCTGGACGAGCTGCTGCCCGGCCGGGGCCAGCGACGGGTCCTGGGCCGTGAACCGTTCGACCCAGCCCGGTGCGTCCAGGTCCGAGATCACGAACGGATCGCCCTTCCGGGTGCGTACCGCCAGGTCGAAAAGGACCGTACGGCCGCTGTCCCAGGTCAGCGACGGGTCGTCGAGGAGCCGGGCGGCGGCGGGCAGGGCCGTGGCGACGACCACCGGTCCCTCGCCGAGCGGCAGGCTTTCGACGCGGGACGAGGTCTCGATCCGTACGCCCGTCTCCCAGGCCCGCGCGGCCATCCGCTCGATCAACTGCCCCCAGCCGCCCCGCACGTAGTGCGCCTCGGGCGGCAGGGCGGCGGACCGGTGGAGGCGTTCCTGCACGAAGCGGGCGGAGAGCGCGCCCGGGTCGTGGTGGAAGAGCGCGACCGCCGAGTACGCGGCGGCCTCCCGCGCGGCCCGCTCGCCCACCAGCCCGGTGGCCCAGCTGAGGAAGTCCTGGTCCACGGGGGCCTGTTCGGGGGTACGGAGGGACTGCCGCAGCAGGCCGAGCGGCGGAGTGCGACGCAGCGCCCCGGCGCGGTGGAAGCGGAGCCGCAGGGACTCGGCGACGGGCAGTGGGGCGAGCGGTCCGAGGAGGCCGCGCTGCTTGAGCCAGGTCCAGTGGGGGCCGCCGGAGTAGAGGGCGTGCGGGCCGTCGTTGGTGAGGTACGTGCCCTCGGCGGTACGGGCCCGGCCGCCGAGCGTCCGGTGCGCCTCGTGCAGGGTCACCTTGGTTCCGGCCTCGGCTGCGGTGATGGCCGCCGTGAGTCCGGCGAAGCCGCCGCC is from Streptomyces venezuelae ATCC 10712 and encodes:
- a CDS encoding zinc-binding dehydrogenase — translated: MHAIRLHAFGPAENLTYEETPDPVPGPGQVRIKVAAAGVHVLDTSLREGMTGPFPAPAELPTVPGREVAGTVDALGEGTDPAWLGKRVVAHLGMAPGGYAELAVTDAARLHALPDHLGEAEAVAMIGTGRTTLGILQFTELGPDSVAIVPAAAGGIGTLLVQYAKNAGATVIGLAGGSAKVALVEANGADLAVDYTLADWPEKVRAHLGGRAATVVFDSVGGDTARAAVDLLGKGGQHLVFGWAGAGLHDGEPLTYPAEELAARGITSESVLGPVMLQKAGGDIRPLELAALDAAATGALRPAVHRFPLANAAGAHRALETRATTGKVVLIP
- a CDS encoding NAD(P)-binding protein — encoded protein: MRKLTIIGGGFAGLTAAITAAEAGTKVTLHEAHRTLGGRARTAEGTYLTNDGPHALYSGGPHWTWLKQRGLLGPLAPLPVAESLRLRFHRAGALRRTPPLGLLRQSLRTPEQAPVDQDFLSWATGLVGERAAREAAAYSAVALFHHDPGALSARFVQERLHRSAALPPEAHYVRGGWGQLIERMAARAWETGVRIETSSRVESLPLGEGPVVVATALPAAARLLDDPSLTWDSGRTVLFDLAVRTRKGDPFVISDLDAPGWVERFTAQDPSLAPAGQQLVQAQLPIGPGETKADGVAHAERLLDIGFPGWRERTVWRRESVSQGRTGAVDRPGTTWRDRPAVDRGDGVYLVGDQVAAPGVLSEVSFTSAVEAVSLALRSERHLDFGQGLDLKRA